A window of Roseiflexus castenholzii DSM 13941 genomic DNA:
TGCGCCCTTCGACGGCGCGCGAAAGTTGCGACAGAGCGATGACCGGCACGTTGAGTTCACGCGCCAGCGCCTTCAAACCGCGCGAAATCTCGCTCACCTCTTGCACGCGATTGTCGGTGCGGCGTCCCTGCATCAATTGCAGATAGTCGATGATAATCAAGTCCACGCCGGCGCGCGCCTGAAGCCGACGCGCCCGGCTGCGCACATCCATAATGCTCAGCCCGGCAGAGTCTTCGATATAGATCGGCGCGGCAGCCAGACGCCCCATAGCGCTGATCACGCGCTCCATCTCGTCCTCACGGAGTTGCCCCAGGCGCAGGCGGTGCGTATCGATGGTCGTTTCCATTGAGAGCAGGCGCTGCACCAGTTGCTCACGGCTCATTTCCAGACTGAACACGCCGACCGTTCCCTGGTAGTGCATAGCGACATTATAGGCGATGCTCATCACCAGGCTGGTCTTGCCGACGCCTGGGCGCGCTGCAAGGATAATCAGATCGCTGCGCTGCAACCCGCCGGTGATGAGATCGAGGTCGCGGAAGCCGGTTGGCAGCCCCACGACCTCGCCGCGATGCTCCTGAAGATAGTTGATCTGCTCATAGTACGCATCGATCACCTGGCCGATGTGAACAAAATCCTGGTTGATGCGCCGCTGCGAGACCTCGAAGAGGGTCTGTTCAGCCAGATCGAGCGTGTCCTCGATATCCCGTTGCTCATCGTACCCCAGCGCAGCGATCTTGCTTCCAGCGGTGATCAGGCGGCGGCGCAGCGCAGTATGTTCGACGATGCGGGCATAGTATTCAACGTGATACGAGGTTGGAACGCTCTCGACCAGTTCGGACAGATAGAGAACGCCGCCAACGGCTTCGAGCTGATTGCGCCGGCGCAGTTCCTCGGCGACGGTGCGGGTATCAGGGGGAATGCGGGCATTGTAGCATGTCAGCATCGCCTCGTAGATCTGCGCGTGCCGTTGCAGGTAAAAATACTCCGCCTGCAACCAGGGTGCAATCGCAATGATGGCATCCCGGTTGAGCAGGATCGAGCCGAGGGTGGCTTTCTCAGCGTCGATGCTCTGCGGCAGATCGGGCAGTGCAGTCATAGTCTTCCCGGTGTCGAACGTTGTCGTGGAACGGGCGCCCCCCTGCTCGTGCGTTGCAACACACAGGCGGGTTGGGCACAGGGTTATGCCCCGCTTTTCGACAGATTATCCCATGCCTGTCCACACGCGCCTTGAGAAGCGATAATGTGCCAGGGCGCAATGCCGTGGCACATTATCCGTGCGAAAATCCTATCGAATGTCGCAACAGGTCAGGCGGTTTCGGGATCGGGGGGCAACTGAATCGCGCCCTCTTCACCCTCGACGACGACGTTGATCACCGGTTCGACGCCCGCCATCAGGCGAATCGTGACCGGATAGATGCCGATACGCTTGATCGGCTCTTCCAGTTGCACCTTGCGGCGGTCAAATTCCTCGCCGAGCAGTGCGCCGATCTTCTCCGCAATATCGCTACTGGTAATCGAACCGTACAACCGGTCGAGTTCACCAACGCGCGCAGTGAAGCGCAACGTTTGCCCATGAAGGCGGGCAGCGATTGCCTGGGCGTCGCGGCGCGCCGCTTCTTCGCGCCGGCGCTGCGCTGCCAGACGCTCCTCCGCCTGTTTGATCTGACCGCGGGTTGCCAGAACCGCCAGACCGCGTGGAATGAGATAGTTGCGGCCATACCCGCCGGAGACCTCGCGGACTTCGCCAGCCGCGCCAAGATTGGCAACATTCTGCGTCAATACCACTTTGATTTTGCTCCCCACAGTCACGCTCCTGAACGGTGTTCTGCCAGATAATAATAAGGAAGCGCCGCTGCCGGCAGAGGCATCGGGCGCATATTCGTCGAACGCCGGATATATTATCACAGGATCGCCTGGATCGTCAATGTGAGTCGTAAGCGGCAATGATCGCCAGAAGGTCGCGCAAACCATCAACCACCGCAACAGGTGGGGGCACGTCAGGCGGAAGCGTCACTCCGTGGCGGTTGACCCAAATAGCCGGCATGCCCGCCTGTGCCGCACCCCGCAGGTCATTCTCTGGCGAATCGCCGACGAACAATGCCTCATCAGGCGTTATTCCCAGGGCGTGCAGTGCGATGTGAAAGATCTGCGGGTCCGGTTTGGCAACTCCGACTTCCTCGGAGACGATGATGGCATGCATATACGATGCAAGATCGAAGCGTTCAATCTTGGGACGCTGTGACCATGATGGTCCGTTGGTAATCAATCCGAGACGGTAGCGCGCGCCGAGGGCAGTGAGCAATGGCAGCGCTTCTGGATCGAGGGTGAGTGTCTCGAACCAGATATCACGATAGCGCGCGAAAGCCCGATCAATCATGCGCTGATCGGTCATTCCCTGATCGCGCAGAAAGTCGGGCAACTGGTTGATCCAGATCTTCATCGTGAATGCATGCTGCACCAGCGTCTCGAGGTCGCACGATATAGTGCATGGTGCGTCTGCGAGAGCGATGCGCAGGCATGCGAGCCAGTGCGCCTTGAGATCGTACAGTGTGTCGTCCAGGTCGAACAGAATGGCTCGTAGCATCGATTATCCACTCCTCTGCCGCTGCACGTGATGATCTTCCGCGTCTCACCCACACGCACGAAGACCGCACGCCAGCACCCATGGATCATCATCGCTGTGCACTCGTATCTCTGTCGTTTGATCGCAACGAGCGTACAACGGGCAACGTTTCATAATGCACACCGCCGCCAGGAGCGTGTCCCGTCAGCGTGTTCGATCTGTTCGACCCGTCCCTGTGTTGCCAGATACTCCAGGTGCGCCAGCGTTTCCGCCATGGCGAAGCGCATCTGATGGGATGTCAACTCTTGCAGCGGAAAGACCGCAGTGCAGACCTCGTAGGCTGTTGCCCCGGCGCCAATGGCATGTTCCATCGCCTCCAACCGTTCAACATGATGAACGCGCAATTCGTCCAGGCGCTCATGGAACCGTGTGATGAGCGGACCATGTCCCGGAAGCGCCAGCGCCACATCGAGTTCTGCCAGGCGGTCGAGCGACGCCAGGAACTGCGCGAGCGGATTACCGCGACTCCATCCCCACAAACCGACGTTTGGCGTGATCTTGATAAGCACGGCATCGCCGCAGATCAGCAGGCGCTCTTCGGCGCAGTAGAACACCAGATGGTCATCGCTATGCCCCGGTGTGGCGATGGGTGTGAAGAGTCGCTCGCCAATCAGCAACGGTTCGCCGACCGGCAGATACGTGACGACCGATGGTACGGGGTGGGTCATCATCCGCAGGTGTGTAATATCGTCCGCCACCGTGGTCATCAGATCAGGTGGCATACCATGGGCGCCGAAGAATGTCGCAGTCGCATCATGGGCATGTGAGTCGGCATGCCATTGTGCGCGGGCAAACGCCGCCTCGCCTGCCGAAAGCGCCACCGGTGCATCCGAGAGCGCCTGGAGCCATCCTGCCATGCCGTAATGATCGGGATGGGCGTGGGTTAGAACAATGCGCTTGATCATACGCGGATCGACGCCGTGCCTGGCGAATGCTTCGTGCCACGCAGCCTGTCCAGGCGCATAGTTGAGACCGGTGTCGATAACTGTCCATCCTTCACCATCGCGTATCAGATAGGTATTCACGATTCGCAACGGGAAAGGCAACGGCAGGTGAACCTGATGGATGCCTTCCATGGTATCATGCCTTTCGTGCAGTACAACATCAAGGACAGCATGTGATCGACATCGATATTGAAGAACTATGCGCCTGGATGCGCGAATGCGGCGACGTCGCGCTTCACCTGTTCAATCGTGCCAGAGCGCAGCGCAAATCCGACAACAGTCCGGTCACCGAGGCGGATGTTGCAATCGAGCGAATCCTGGTCGAGCGAGTGACGGCGCGCTATCCAGACCATGGCATCATCGGTGAAGAGCAGACGCGATTTGCCATCACACAAGAATATGTCTGGGCGCTGGATCCGATCGACGGAACGGCGTCGTTTGTGGCCGGGTTGCCGGTGTGGGGCATTTCCATCGGGTTGCTGCATCGTGGTATTCCCTATGCGGGGATCTTTTACATGCCGCTAACCGACGACTGCTATTGGGCAATCGACAATCGCGCATTCCTGAACCATCGACCACTATCCATTCATCCAACGTCAGAGCAGGAATGGGAGAGTGAAGATTGGTTGGCCATCCCTTCTGATGCTCACCGGCGCCTCGAAATCGATTTTATCGGTAAAACGCGCAGTCTGGGTTCTGCTGCGGCTGCCATCTGTTATGTCGCGCGCGGTTCAGCGCTTGGCGCCGTTCTGACACACGCAACCATTTGGGATGTGGCGGGTAGCATTGCCGTTCTGCGTGCAGCCGGCGGGGTCGGCATAACGTTAGCGGGTGCGCCTTTTGAGCCTGCTGCAATCATCGATGGTCGGGCGGTGCGTGAGCCGCTCCTGTTCGGCGCTCCTGGCACGGTCGAAGCGTTGCGTCGCCACATCCGGGTGCGTCGCTAAAACGCGCGGTCTTGTCGGCGCGCCGGTGGGTGAGGTGTTCGCTGCGAGCACCACAAAGGCGCAGAGGCACAAATCGCTTATGTCGTCTCTCTGCGCCTTCGCGCCTTTAAGAATGGAGATAGCGTAACAGCGTCCAGACGTGATTACCGCTTTGTATACTGAGGTCGTTTGCGGGCACGTTTGAGACCGGCTTTCTTGCGTTCTTTCATGCGCGGGTCGCGGGTGATCAACCCGGCCTGTTTCAGCACCGGGCGAAAGTCGGGATTGGCATCGAGCAGGGCGCGGGTAATGCCGTGGCGTACTGCCTGTGCCTGTCCGCTAACGCCGCCGCCGCGCACCTTGACCAAAACATTGTAGGCGCCGGCAGTCCCGGTCAATTCGAGTGGTCGGGCAATCTCGCGGGCATACAACTCGCGCGCGCCAAAATACTCGCGGATCGATTTGCTGTTGACGACGATGTCACCGCTGCCAGGAAACAGACGCACCCGTGCCACGGCCGTCTTACGCCGTCCGGTCCCTTGAAAATAGCGCTTCTCGATCATGGATTCGCTCCAGTGTACTGCTAGCCGCGCGGTCGCGGTTCATAGACTTTGGGCTGCTGCGCCGCGTGCGGATGTTTTGGTCCGGCATAGATCTTCAGTTTCGCCAATTGCCGTCGCCCCAGGCGGGTTTTTGGCAGCATACCCTTGACGGCGAAACGCAGCACACGCTCAGGATGGCGTGCAATCAACTGCTTGAACGACACCGCCTTAAAACCGCCGGGATAATTCGAATGGCGATAGTACATTTTCTGTTCCGGCTTCCTGCCGGTCAGACGAATACGCTCGGCATTGACGACGATCACGAAGTCGCCGCCGTCGATATAGGGGCTGAACGTCGGCTTATGCTTGCCGCGCAACAGGGTAGCGATCTGTGTTGCGAGCCGGCCGAGAGTCTGGTTGGTCGCATCGATCACGTACCAGTCGCGCTGCACCTCCGACGCCTTCTGCGCGTAGGTTTTCATAGTTGCATCCTTGTCTCGGTCACTCCAACCGCTGCGACCAACGTATCCGCCGCAGCGTTGCCATCTTCTGGATAACGCACTGCCATCAGGTAAAGCCCATGTGCCGGCGCCAGCACCCTGGCGCGTCGGTTGGCGCCTGCCAGCACAGCCGCGAACCCATCGGCATCGATCCGTCCTTCGCCGACCTGGATCAGCGTTCCGACCAAGTTGCGCACCATATGCCGCAGGAACGCATTCGCGGCAACATCGATCAGCACCAGCGGTTGACCCCACACCTCGGTGCATGTGCAACGCGCATCGTAACAGATACGAACCGTCGATCCTTCCTGTGGCCCATCGCTCAATGGCGCGAAATCGTGTGTCCCGATCACCTGCTGGATCGCCCTATCCATGGCTGCCACATCGAGACGGCGTGGCACATAGGCGGCGTGGCGGCGCAGCAACGGCGACGGTGTGCGCCCATTGTCGATCACATAGCGATACTCACGGCGCACTGCCGAGTAGCGCGCGTGAAACTCCTCAGGGACTTCCCAAGCGGCGAGGATGCCAATATCCTCTGGCAGAACGCCATTCAATCCCCGAATGATCGTCGCCAGCGAATGACGGGTATTGGTGCTGACGTTGGCGACCTGACCGCGCGCATGCACCCCGGCATCGGTGCGTCCGGCCAGGATCATGCGGCGGCGTTCACCGGTCAATTGCTGCCAGGCCGCTTCAAGTGCGCCCTGCACTGACCGTCCATTGGTTTGCCACTGAGAGCCGACAAAATCCGTGCCATCGTACTCGATACGCAGCGCAATATTTCGCATCAGAGCAATTCAATCTGCACCATCGTCGCGCCATCGCCCTGGCGTTGCCCCAATTTGGTAATGCGGGTGAACCCGCTGGTGCGATCGGCATATTCGGTTGGCGCGAAACTGAAGAGTTGCCGCATCGCCGTCTTGCTCGCCAGGCGCGAAAGCGCCATCCGCCGGTTATGTGGCGTATCCTGGCGCGCCAGTGCGATCAATTTTTCGATTTCCGGTTGCACTGCTTTCGCTTTTGCCAGCGTAGTCGTAATGCGGCGATGCTCGATCAGTGCGATCATCAGCCCGCGGATCAACGCTTCACGCTGTTCTTTGTCTCTGCCAAGCAGAAACCCTTTCTTGCGATGTCGCATCGTCCTCTACCTCATCAACTCTCGATTCCTGCGGGAGAGCTGTTCGTCGTCTGACCAATCCGGGGGATATACCCGCGTTCGATCAGTTTGTCGCGAATCTCCTCCATTGATTTTTGCCCCAGATTGCGCACCGAAAGCAGCGCCTTCTCGTCCATTTCGAGCACCTGACCGACCTTCGTAATGTCGGCGCGCTTGAGGCAATTGTAGGTGCGTGTCGAGAGATCAAGCTCTTCAATCGGCGTATCATAAATATCCGCCGGGATGGCCAGCCCATTTGGCGCCGCCGTTGACTCTGTTTCGGTCGAGAGGCGATTGAAATCAGCGATCGTCTGAGAATATTGCACAAGCACCTGTGCCGCATGGCTCAGGGCGTCCCCCG
This region includes:
- the dnaB gene encoding replicative DNA helicase produces the protein MTALPDLPQSIDAEKATLGSILLNRDAIIAIAPWLQAEYFYLQRHAQIYEAMLTCYNARIPPDTRTVAEELRRRNQLEAVGGVLYLSELVESVPTSYHVEYYARIVEHTALRRRLITAGSKIAALGYDEQRDIEDTLDLAEQTLFEVSQRRINQDFVHIGQVIDAYYEQINYLQEHRGEVVGLPTGFRDLDLITGGLQRSDLIILAARPGVGKTSLVMSIAYNVAMHYQGTVGVFSLEMSREQLVQRLLSMETTIDTHRLRLGQLREDEMERVISAMGRLAAAPIYIEDSAGLSIMDVRSRARRLQARAGVDLIIIDYLQLMQGRRTDNRVQEVSEISRGLKALARELNVPVIALSQLSRAVEGRTSHVPVLSDLRESGSIEQDADIVMFIYREELYDPNTDKKGIAEIHIAKHRNGPVGVVPMRFEPSTTRFMDLTYRTPEGY
- a CDS encoding MBL fold metallo-hydrolase codes for the protein MEGIHQVHLPLPFPLRIVNTYLIRDGEGWTVIDTGLNYAPGQAAWHEAFARHGVDPRMIKRIVLTHAHPDHYGMAGWLQALSDAPVALSAGEAAFARAQWHADSHAHDATATFFGAHGMPPDLMTTVADDITHLRMMTHPVPSVVTYLPVGEPLLIGERLFTPIATPGHSDDHLVFYCAEERLLICGDAVLIKITPNVGLWGWSRGNPLAQFLASLDRLAELDVALALPGHGPLITRFHERLDELRVHHVERLEAMEHAIGAGATAYEVCTAVFPLQELTSHQMRFAMAETLAHLEYLATQGRVEQIEHADGTRSWRRCAL
- a CDS encoding inositol monophosphatase family protein — its product is MIDIDIEELCAWMRECGDVALHLFNRARAQRKSDNSPVTEADVAIERILVERVTARYPDHGIIGEEQTRFAITQEYVWALDPIDGTASFVAGLPVWGISIGLLHRGIPYAGIFYMPLTDDCYWAIDNRAFLNHRPLSIHPTSEQEWESEDWLAIPSDAHRRLEIDFIGKTRSLGSAAAAICYVARGSALGAVLTHATIWDVAGSIAVLRAAGGVGITLAGAPFEPAAIIDGRAVREPLLFGAPGTVEALRRHIRVRR
- the rplM gene encoding 50S ribosomal protein L13; the protein is MKTYAQKASEVQRDWYVIDATNQTLGRLATQIATLLRGKHKPTFSPYIDGGDFVIVVNAERIRLTGRKPEQKMYYRHSNYPGGFKAVSFKQLIARHPERVLRFAVKGMLPKTRLGRRQLAKLKIYAGPKHPHAAQQPKVYEPRPRG
- the rpsI gene encoding 30S ribosomal protein S9 gives rise to the protein MIEKRYFQGTGRRKTAVARVRLFPGSGDIVVNSKSIREYFGARELYAREIARPLELTGTAGAYNVLVKVRGGGVSGQAQAVRHGITRALLDANPDFRPVLKQAGLITRDPRMKERKKAGLKRARKRPQYTKR
- the rplI gene encoding 50S ribosomal protein L9, with translation MGSKIKVVLTQNVANLGAAGEVREVSGGYGRNYLIPRGLAVLATRGQIKQAEERLAAQRRREEAARRDAQAIAARLHGQTLRFTARVGELDRLYGSITSSDIAEKIGALLGEEFDRRKVQLEEPIKRIGIYPVTIRLMAGVEPVINVVVEGEEGAIQLPPDPETA
- the rplQ gene encoding 50S ribosomal protein L17, whose amino-acid sequence is MRHRKKGFLLGRDKEQREALIRGLMIALIEHRRITTTLAKAKAVQPEIEKLIALARQDTPHNRRMALSRLASKTAMRQLFSFAPTEYADRTSGFTRITKLGQRQGDGATMVQIELL
- a CDS encoding HAD family hydrolase, whose product is MLRAILFDLDDTLYDLKAHWLACLRIALADAPCTISCDLETLVQHAFTMKIWINQLPDFLRDQGMTDQRMIDRAFARYRDIWFETLTLDPEALPLLTALGARYRLGLITNGPSWSQRPKIERFDLASYMHAIIVSEEVGVAKPDPQIFHIALHALGITPDEALFVGDSPENDLRGAAQAGMPAIWVNRHGVTLPPDVPPPVAVVDGLRDLLAIIAAYDSH
- the truA gene encoding tRNA pseudouridine(38-40) synthase TruA → MRNIALRIEYDGTDFVGSQWQTNGRSVQGALEAAWQQLTGERRRMILAGRTDAGVHARGQVANVSTNTRHSLATIIRGLNGVLPEDIGILAAWEVPEEFHARYSAVRREYRYVIDNGRTPSPLLRRHAAYVPRRLDVAAMDRAIQQVIGTHDFAPLSDGPQEGSTVRICYDARCTCTEVWGQPLVLIDVAANAFLRHMVRNLVGTLIQVGEGRIDADGFAAVLAGANRRARVLAPAHGLYLMAVRYPEDGNAAADTLVAAVGVTETRMQL